A genomic region of Cannabis sativa cultivar Pink pepper isolate KNU-18-1 chromosome 1, ASM2916894v1, whole genome shotgun sequence contains the following coding sequences:
- the LOC115705478 gene encoding serine/arginine-rich splicing factor RS31 isoform X2: MRPIFVGNFEYDTRQSELERLFSKYGRVERVDMKSGFAFVYFDDERDAEDAIRSLDNRPFGYDKRKLSVEWAKGERGRHRDGSRSNQRPTKTLFVINFDPLRTRARDIEKHFEPYGKVLHVRVRRNFAFVQFETQEDATKALECTHMSKIQDRVVSVEYALKDDDERVDRYDSPRRGSYSRHGDSPYGRSPSPAYRRRPSPDYGQPRSPAYDRYNGPVYDRRRSPDYGRNISPEYGRYRSRSPIRRSRT; the protein is encoded by the exons ATGAGGCCGATATTTGTTGGGAATTTTGAGTATGATACTCGCCAATCGGAGTTGGAGCGCCTTTTTTCCAAGTACGGGAGGGTCGAGCGTGTCGACATGAAATCTG gattTGCTTTTGTCTATTTTGATGACGAGCGGGATGCTGAAGATGCTATTCGTTCCCTCGACAATAGGCCATTTGGATACGACAAGCGCAAGCTATCCGTTGAATGGGCTAAG GGTGAACGTGGTCGACACCGTGATGGATCGAGGTCAAATCAGAGGCCTACAAAAACTTTGTTTGTGATCAACTTCGACCCTCTTCGTACAAGAGCTCGTGATATAGAAAAACACTTTGAACCATATGGAAAGGTTCTTCATGTTAGGGTTAGACGGAATTTTGCATTTGTGCAGTTTGAGACTCAGGAAGATGCTACCAAGGCGCTTGAGTGTACTCACATGAG CAAGATACAGGACAGGGTGGTCTCTGTTGAGTATGCTCTCAAGGATGATGATGAGAGAGTTGATCGCTATGATAGTCCAAGAAGAGGAAGTTACAGTAGGCATGGGGATAGTCCTTATGGGAGATCACCTAGCCCTGCGTATCGCAGGCGTCCAAGTCCTGACTATGGTCAACCCCGAAGCCCAGCTTACGACAGATACAATGGCCCTGTCTATGATAGGCGAAGAAGTCCCGATTATGGTCGAAACATCAGTCCTGAATATGGCAGATATCGCAG CCGCTCACCTATTCGCCGATCAAGGACCTGA
- the LOC115705478 gene encoding serine/arginine-rich splicing factor RS31 isoform X1 has translation MRPIFVGNFEYDTRQSELERLFSKYGRVERVDMKSGFAFVYFDDERDAEDAIRSLDNRPFGYDKRKLSVEWAKGERGRHRDGSRSNQRPTKTLFVINFDPLRTRARDIEKHFEPYGKVLHVRVRRNFAFVQFETQEDATKALECTHMSKIQDRVVSVEYALKDDDERVDRYDSPRRGSYSRHGDSPYGRSPSPAYRRRPSPDYGQPRSPAYDRYNGPVYDRRRSPDYGRNISPEYGRYRRFVVMHALSSLIILLDMFIAFGFK, from the exons ATGAGGCCGATATTTGTTGGGAATTTTGAGTATGATACTCGCCAATCGGAGTTGGAGCGCCTTTTTTCCAAGTACGGGAGGGTCGAGCGTGTCGACATGAAATCTG gattTGCTTTTGTCTATTTTGATGACGAGCGGGATGCTGAAGATGCTATTCGTTCCCTCGACAATAGGCCATTTGGATACGACAAGCGCAAGCTATCCGTTGAATGGGCTAAG GGTGAACGTGGTCGACACCGTGATGGATCGAGGTCAAATCAGAGGCCTACAAAAACTTTGTTTGTGATCAACTTCGACCCTCTTCGTACAAGAGCTCGTGATATAGAAAAACACTTTGAACCATATGGAAAGGTTCTTCATGTTAGGGTTAGACGGAATTTTGCATTTGTGCAGTTTGAGACTCAGGAAGATGCTACCAAGGCGCTTGAGTGTACTCACATGAG CAAGATACAGGACAGGGTGGTCTCTGTTGAGTATGCTCTCAAGGATGATGATGAGAGAGTTGATCGCTATGATAGTCCAAGAAGAGGAAGTTACAGTAGGCATGGGGATAGTCCTTATGGGAGATCACCTAGCCCTGCGTATCGCAGGCGTCCAAGTCCTGACTATGGTCAACCCCGAAGCCCAGCTTACGACAGATACAATGGCCCTGTCTATGATAGGCGAAGAAGTCCCGATTATGGTCGAAACATCAGTCCTGAATATGGCAGATATCGCAGGTTTGTAGTTATGCACGCGCTGTCCAGTTTAATTATATTGTTGGATATGTTCATTGCTTTTGGTTTTAAATAA